In Gossypium raimondii isolate GPD5lz chromosome 12, ASM2569854v1, whole genome shotgun sequence, a single window of DNA contains:
- the LOC105763618 gene encoding protein EXORDIUM-like 4, whose product MAFFFSIRLISLNLLLLLCFIPSICYGATFDPFTDKTKITYHDGPILTGIVNLHLIWYGKPEEIQREVIMDFLETLNTEGDKKVQPHLSRWWNVVESYQLAMKGKPTIGVESPKIKVKVEKEDTIDYAYGKVLTTQYDIPRLIKDVNHGDPNLLPLIITAKDVSMHGLCAGKCADHGIFENNKGFIVIGDPEIECPGACGWPFHEVDAGPKGPIFKPPNKNMAADAMVVALASALVNTITNPQNTGFYGGIEFDPIESATACKGIFGPGATPGNPGKVFTDRKTGENFSAHGNNGRKFLLPAIWNPATSTCWTITSRYFST is encoded by the exons ATggcattttttttctcaattcgCCTTATCTCCCTTAACCTCTTGTTGCTCCTTTGCTTTATTCCATCTATTTGTTATGGAGCTACCTTTGATCCCTTCACTGACAAAACAAAAATCACCTATCATGATGGCCCAATCCTCACTGGAATCGTAAATTTACACCTTATCTGGTATGGAAAGCCTGAAGAAATTCAAAGGGAAGTGATTATGGACTtccttgaaactttgaacacaGAAGGAGATAAGAAAGTCCAACCTCACCTTTCAAGATGGTGGAATGTGGTTGAAAGCTATCAATTGGCTATGAAGGGAAAACCAACAATAGGAGTTGAGAGccctaaaataaaagtgaaagtgGAAAAAGAGGACACCATTGATTATGCATATGGGAAAGTCTTGACAACACAATATGATATTCCACGTCTTATTAAAGATGTCAATCATGGAGATCCAAACCTCCTCCCTCTCATCATAACCGCAAAAGATGTGAGTATGCACGGGCTTTGCGCTGGAAAATGTGCTGACCACGGGATTTTTG AGAACAATAAGGGATTCATCGTGATTGGAGACCCTGAAATAGAATGTCCTGGAGCATGTGGATGGCCTTTCCATGAAGTTGATGCAGGGCCAAAGGGACCTATCTTTAAaccaccaaataaaaatatggcaGCTGATGCAATGGTAGTTGCATTGGCAAGTGCATTAGTTAATACAATCACCAATCCCCAAAATACGGGCTTTTATGGTGGAATCGAGTTTGATCCAATCGAATCTGCTACGGCTTGTAAAGGCATTTTCGGCCCTGGAGCTACCCCTGGAAACCCTGGCAAGGTCTTTACTGATCGAAAAACTGGCGAGAATTTCAGTGCTCATGGAAATAACGGGCGCAAGTTCTTGCTTCCCGCAATTTGGAACCCTGCAACTTCTACTTGTTGGACTATCACTTCCCGCTATTTTTCTACTTGA